Proteins from a single region of Flavobacterium sp. YJ01:
- a CDS encoding OmpA family protein codes for MKNYTLLLLTIISAFSFGSYAQKAKIASGDKKYDSYAYVDAIKTYEKVANKGYKSEDMFKKLGNSYYFNSDFANAAKWYGELFTMNTSVEPEYYYRYAQSLKSIGENNKANSLLDQFYAKSKNDVRGKLYKDNVNYLDEIKANSGRYKIEDAGINSKYSDYGSFVYNNKIYFASARDTGNFTKRKHQWTGEYFTNIYNADVDPQNGNAGKVKKFKSAINTKFHEASPVFTQDGKTVYFTRNNYIDGKKGKNENRITLIKIYKATLNADNKWDNIIELPFNSDNYSNGHPALSPDEKTLYFSSDMPGSFGQSDLYKVSINANGGFGTPENLGKEINTEGKETFPFVTKENEIYFSSDGYPGLGGLDVFVANIDKDGKISNVQNIGADVNSPKDDFAYIIDPTSRRGYFTSNKDGGQGSDDIYKFLETRKLKCEQQLEGVITDAETGTILPGTKVTLYDDQMNIKNETFSDGSGKYTFPVECGKIYFVRAEKPEYNTKEVTVTISKTTGTTSLPIALEKSSCKVTIGDDLGVCFGIKMIYFDLDKSNIRTEAALDLEKILVVLNENPTMKLDIRSHTDSRATHQYNAALSERRAKSTIKWLIKNGISPNRLTGKGYGETQLVNKCSDGVKCTEEEHQANRRSEFIITAL; via the coding sequence ATGAAAAACTATACACTACTTCTCTTAACCATTATCAGTGCTTTTTCATTTGGCAGTTATGCGCAAAAAGCGAAAATAGCTTCTGGAGATAAGAAATATGACAGTTATGCTTATGTAGACGCTATTAAAACATATGAAAAAGTAGCCAATAAAGGATACAAATCTGAGGATATGTTTAAAAAGCTAGGGAATTCTTACTATTTTAATTCTGATTTTGCCAATGCCGCAAAATGGTATGGTGAATTGTTTACCATGAATACTTCTGTAGAGCCTGAATATTATTATAGATATGCCCAATCTCTAAAATCAATTGGCGAGAACAATAAAGCGAATTCGCTTCTAGATCAATTTTATGCGAAATCAAAAAATGATGTTAGAGGTAAACTTTATAAAGACAATGTAAATTATCTGGATGAAATTAAAGCCAATTCAGGAAGATATAAAATTGAAGATGCCGGCATAAACAGCAAATACTCAGATTATGGATCTTTTGTCTATAATAACAAAATATATTTTGCATCGGCAAGAGATACCGGAAATTTTACGAAACGCAAGCATCAATGGACAGGTGAATATTTTACTAATATTTACAATGCTGACGTAGATCCTCAAAACGGAAATGCGGGTAAAGTCAAAAAATTTAAATCGGCAATAAACACCAAATTTCACGAAGCATCTCCTGTTTTTACACAAGATGGCAAAACAGTTTATTTTACAAGAAACAATTATATTGATGGTAAAAAAGGGAAAAATGAAAATAGAATTACTTTAATAAAAATTTATAAAGCAACTTTAAATGCTGATAATAAATGGGACAACATTATTGAACTTCCATTTAATAGCGATAATTATAGTAATGGACATCCTGCATTAAGTCCTGACGAAAAAACATTATATTTTTCTTCAGACATGCCCGGATCTTTTGGTCAGTCTGATTTGTATAAAGTTAGTATTAATGCAAATGGCGGATTTGGAACTCCTGAAAATCTTGGAAAAGAAATTAATACCGAAGGAAAAGAAACCTTTCCTTTTGTGACTAAAGAAAATGAAATTTATTTTTCATCAGACGGATATCCTGGTCTTGGAGGTTTAGATGTTTTTGTTGCCAATATTGATAAAGACGGAAAAATTAGCAACGTTCAAAATATCGGAGCAGATGTAAATTCTCCTAAAGATGATTTCGCCTACATTATTGATCCAACTTCAAGAAGAGGTTATTTTACTTCAAATAAAGATGGCGGTCAAGGTTCTGATGATATTTACAAATTCTTAGAAACAAGAAAACTAAAATGTGAGCAACAGCTTGAAGGCGTAATCACAGACGCTGAAACAGGAACTATTCTGCCAGGTACAAAAGTGACTTTATATGATGATCAAATGAACATTAAAAATGAAACTTTTAGTGATGGATCAGGAAAATATACTTTCCCTGTAGAATGCGGAAAAATCTATTTTGTAAGAGCTGAAAAACCAGAATATAATACAAAAGAAGTAACTGTAACTATTTCAAAAACAACTGGTACAACAAGTCTGCCAATTGCGTTAGAAAAATCAAGCTGTAAAGTTACCATTGGAGATGATTTAGGTGTATGTTTTGGCATTAAAATGATCTATTTTGATTTAGACAAATCGAATATTAGAACAGAGGCTGCTTTAGATTTAGAAAAAATATTAGTGGTTTTAAACGAAAATCCAACAATGAAATTAGATATTCGTTCGCACACAGACAGCAGAGCAACACATCAATACAATGCCGCTTTATCTGAAAGAAGAGCAAAATCTACCATTAAATGGCTTATTAAAAACGGTATATCGCCAAACCGATTAACCGGAAAAGGCTATGGTGAAACGCAACTTGTAAATAAATGTTCAGACGGAGTTAAATGTACCGAAGAAGAGCATCAAGCTAATAGACGAAGTGAGTTTATTATAACTGCTTTGTAA
- a CDS encoding ribonuclease Z — MKLTILGCYAATPRTLTNPTSQVLEIKNRLFLIDCGEGTQVQLRKNKIKFSKINHIFISHLHGDHLFGLIGTISTFSLLGRTTDLHIYGPKGIKELILLQLKLTESWTTYSLFFHELESKESEVIFEDKKVIVKTIPLKHRVYTNGYHFQEKPDERKLNVEAVQQYDVHVAYYQKIKNGGDITLDDGTVVENKKLTFDPPPTKSYAFCSDTVYNESIIPIIENTDILYHESTFLESEARLAEKTLHSTAKEAARIALKANVKHLILGHYSTRYDGLEPFKKEAEEVFPNVLLADDGLSFEF, encoded by the coding sequence ATGAAGCTTACTATACTTGGCTGTTATGCCGCAACTCCCAGAACACTTACTAATCCGACTTCGCAGGTTTTAGAAATTAAAAATCGATTGTTTTTAATTGACTGCGGTGAAGGAACTCAGGTTCAGCTTCGAAAGAATAAAATTAAATTCTCTAAAATTAATCACATCTTTATTTCGCATCTTCACGGAGATCATTTGTTTGGGTTAATTGGGACTATCTCTACATTTTCTCTTTTAGGAAGAACAACCGATTTACATATTTATGGTCCAAAAGGAATTAAGGAATTGATTTTGCTTCAATTGAAATTGACAGAATCGTGGACCACTTATTCTTTGTTTTTCCATGAATTAGAATCAAAAGAAAGTGAAGTTATTTTTGAAGATAAAAAAGTAATTGTAAAAACAATTCCGTTAAAACATAGGGTTTATACCAATGGTTACCATTTTCAAGAAAAACCAGATGAAAGAAAGCTGAATGTAGAGGCAGTGCAGCAGTATGATGTTCATGTTGCTTATTATCAGAAAATAAAAAATGGAGGCGATATTACATTGGATGATGGAACTGTAGTTGAAAACAAAAAATTGACTTTTGATCCGCCGCCCACAAAAAGTTATGCTTTTTGCTCGGACACCGTTTATAATGAATCGATAATTCCAATCATTGAAAATACGGATATTTTATATCACGAATCGACTTTTTTAGAATCGGAAGCAAGATTGGCAGAAAAGACATTGCATTCTACAGCAAAAGAAGCTGCCAGAATTGCTTTAAAGGCAAATGTAAAACATTTGATACTTGGGCATTATTCAACGCGATATGATGGCTTAGAACCATTTAAAAAAGAAGCAGAAGAAGTTTTTCCAAATGTGCTTTTAGCAGATGATGGTTTAAGTTTTGAATTTTGA
- a CDS encoding ribonuclease Z, whose amino-acid sequence MKVDQKGHTVTIKDTQGDVNAFLEKVTQQFKTFEKQNIIIDLSADSISEKDLKAFLPLSKQHKKAKKSFVIVATDLDFNAISDKLAVVPSLLEAHDIIEMEEIERDLGF is encoded by the coding sequence ATGAAAGTAGATCAAAAAGGACATACCGTTACGATTAAAGACACGCAAGGAGATGTAAATGCTTTCTTGGAAAAAGTAACGCAACAATTTAAAACCTTTGAAAAACAAAATATTATCATCGATTTATCTGCTGATTCTATCTCAGAAAAAGATTTGAAGGCTTTTTTACCGCTTTCTAAGCAGCATAAAAAAGCAAAAAAATCGTTTGTAATCGTTGCAACCGATCTTGATTTTAATGCTATTTCTGATAAATTAGCGGTTGTTCCTTCACTTTTAGAAGCGCACGATATTATCGAAATGGAAGAAATCGAAAGAGACTTAGGATTTTAG
- a CDS encoding type IX secretion system membrane protein PorP/SprF, with translation MRTKLFFFVILLVTYSGYAQQDAQFTQYMYNTININPAYAGSRGALSVFALHRDQWVGLDGAPKTNAISVNTPINNSNVGLGVSLVNDKIGPTTENQFSVDLSYTVPTSESWKLSFGVKGTADIFNLDINKLDPETAGDKQFQNLNNDFSPNIGAGIYWHSSKAYIGLSVPNFIQTNRYDDNDVAIYKDQINYYLMGGYVFDLSQEIKFKPAVLAKMVEGAPLQVDASANFLFFEKLTLGVAYRWDAAVSAMAGFQLTDGLYLGYGYDNETTRLRRYNSGSHEIFLRFELFKYNSKMTTPRFF, from the coding sequence ATGAGAACAAAATTATTTTTTTTCGTCATTCTGTTAGTTACCTATAGCGGTTATGCACAGCAAGATGCGCAGTTTACGCAATATATGTACAATACAATTAACATAAATCCTGCTTATGCTGGTTCTCGTGGTGCATTAAGCGTTTTTGCATTGCACCGTGATCAATGGGTAGGATTAGATGGAGCACCTAAAACCAATGCAATATCTGTTAATACGCCAATTAATAATAGTAATGTTGGACTTGGTGTATCTTTAGTTAATGATAAAATTGGACCTACAACCGAAAATCAATTTTCTGTAGATCTTTCTTATACTGTTCCAACATCAGAATCATGGAAACTTTCGTTTGGAGTAAAAGGTACTGCAGATATTTTTAATCTTGATATCAACAAACTAGATCCTGAAACAGCTGGAGATAAACAATTTCAAAACTTAAACAACGACTTTTCACCAAACATAGGAGCTGGAATTTACTGGCATTCTAGTAAAGCATACATCGGTTTATCTGTGCCAAATTTCATTCAGACTAATCGTTATGATGATAACGATGTGGCAATTTATAAGGATCAAATAAATTATTATTTAATGGGAGGTTATGTTTTTGATCTTTCTCAGGAAATAAAATTCAAACCAGCAGTTTTAGCTAAAATGGTTGAAGGTGCACCTCTTCAGGTTGATGCATCAGCAAACTTTTTATTCTTCGAAAAACTAACTCTAGGTGTTGCCTACAGATGGGATGCAGCAGTAAGTGCCATGGCTGGATTTCAACTTACTGATGGCTTATATCTTGGATATGGTTATGACAATGAAACAACCAGGCTGAGAAGATATAATTCTGGTTCTCATGAAATCTTCCTTCGTTTCGAACTTTTCAAATACAATAGTAAAATGACAACTCCTCGTTTCTTCTAA
- the pdxH gene encoding pyridoxamine 5'-phosphate oxidase, whose product MSDLSNYRRSYEKSELLETNIPEDPINLFNRWFHEVEDFGGSGEVNAMTVSTIGLDGFPKSRVVLLKKFSEEGFIFYTNYHSEKGKAIENNPNVCLSFFWQEMERQVIIKGIAQKTSEIISDNYFDSRPDGSKLGAIVSHQSEVIPSRDFLEENLKKIEAEFEGKSIPRPENWGGYIVTPLQVEFWQGRANRLHDRIRYTSQSDFSWKIERLSS is encoded by the coding sequence ATGAGCGATTTAAGTAATTATAGAAGATCTTACGAGAAAAGTGAATTGTTAGAAACTAATATTCCAGAAGATCCCATTAATCTTTTTAATAGATGGTTTCACGAAGTAGAAGATTTCGGTGGAAGTGGTGAGGTCAATGCTATGACTGTTTCTACAATTGGTTTAGATGGTTTTCCGAAATCTCGTGTTGTGTTGTTGAAGAAATTTTCTGAAGAAGGATTTATATTTTATACTAACTATCATTCTGAAAAAGGAAAGGCAATTGAAAACAATCCAAATGTTTGTTTGTCTTTTTTTTGGCAGGAAATGGAACGTCAGGTTATTATTAAAGGAATTGCCCAAAAAACTTCCGAAATTATTTCAGACAATTATTTTGATTCACGTCCAGACGGAAGTAAACTTGGTGCAATTGTTTCACACCAAAGTGAAGTAATTCCGTCAAGAGATTTTTTAGAAGAAAACTTAAAGAAAATCGAAGCAGAGTTTGAAGGAAAATCAATTCCAAGACCTGAAAATTGGGGAGGATATATTGTCACACCGTTACAAGTAGAATTTTGGCAGGGAAGGGCTAATAGACTGCACGACAGGATTCGTTATACTAGCCAATCTGACTTTTCATGGAAGATTGAAAGACTTTCGTCTTGA
- a CDS encoding CAP domain-containing protein, translating to MLLIMKKIKRIMLFIAIVIAMNSCTADTAEGSVDNNPIEALVTNYSYNDSELLTLKLIDEYRVSVGLNALERVNHISSKCEEHNAYMIENNVVDHNDFVERSQNITSVLGAKKVGENVAYNYKTPEAALRAWLESPGHKANIEGDYTHFGIAVTTDAATGKKYYTNIFAKL from the coding sequence ATGCTATTGATTATGAAAAAGATTAAGCGCATCATGTTGTTCATTGCGATTGTTATCGCAATGAACTCATGTACTGCAGACACCGCCGAAGGAAGCGTGGATAATAATCCGATAGAAGCGCTCGTTACTAATTACTCTTACAACGACTCAGAACTTTTAACATTGAAGCTCATAGACGAATACCGCGTTAGTGTTGGTTTAAATGCTTTAGAACGAGTGAATCATATATCTTCTAAATGTGAAGAGCATAATGCTTATATGATTGAAAATAATGTTGTAGATCACAATGATTTTGTCGAAAGATCTCAAAATATTACTAGTGTTTTAGGAGCCAAAAAAGTTGGTGAAAACGTTGCCTACAACTATAAAACTCCTGAAGCGGCTTTGAGAGCCTGGCTGGAGAGTCCAGGCCACAAAGCAAATATCGAAGGCGATTATACGCATTTTGGTATAGCTGTAACAACAGATGCTGCTACTGGTAAAAAATATTACACTAACATTTTTGCTAAGTTGTAA